The genome window atattagaaaaaaaaaaaaaaaacacacaaacaaacaaataaataaaaaatacacatataatatatatatattattttttatacaatGAGTATGTTGtatgtgtatttatatatatatatatatatatatatatatatatatatatactttataattaatttttttttttttttttttttttttttttatatatatattaaaattaattttttagaaTTTATAATCCATATATGTCTGTTTTAATGgcaaaaaattaatacatccattattaatatgtacatatgtatatatattataaatctaTCTatctatatgtatatataatatatgtataatatatatatatatattttagtgttttatgtttatttttattatttggttcatatgatatatatatataaatatatatatatgcttatatttaaacttatttatttttttatctcatttttgttaatatgcctattaatagtatatatatatttcttttttatatttaactttaaaacaaaaataacaaCATTAATTTAatccttttaaaaaaaaaaaatttatgataaatttttttttgtagtgacatatgaaaatataaattggaaaaaaaaaaaaaataaaataaaaataaaataaaatgtcaTTTTCTTAGAAAAATTTtgggtatatatatttataagtcGTTTGAACAGCCGTATAAGATTTAAATatgcattaaaaaaaaaaaataaatatataaataaataaataaataaacagtacaatattaaatatatatgtatatatatatattttatatttacattttttttattattaattatatttttttttttttttttttttgtataaaatGTACGGTGGGAATAAAGTGAGTAAATTTCTCCCACTGGTGGATATTCACCTGCTTGGTAATAAAAACCATTTGTTGTTTTTTTGTGGGAGATTGAATTTTGGAAGTAAAAAACAGAAAGAAAAGGTTGATAAGGAAACTAAAAAGCTTCGTaagtttttaaaaatatccaatataaaaaataatgaagaagatgaaaaatatgaaagagATATAAACGAGATGgatatgaaaaagaagatGAAAGGAATTAGTGGAATGACACAAAttgattataaaatatatgatataaaaatggaagaaattaataaaaattttgaaaataaaatcaagAAAATATTTGATACATGTGTACAAAtagatttttttaataatatctcTATTTTGAaagataagaaaaatataaaattatgtgATGTAGCACAAGTAGTAATAAAATCATCTAATTTAATTTACTTTTATCCTTATACAATTAGtgatatacaaaaaattattcataatttAAAACTTAAAGATAATACTTGGAATCCCACAGTGTCAAATGATGGACAATATGTTATTTTACAAATTCAACCTTTATCAGAAGAtgttaaaatgaaaaaaaaaaaagaagcaaAAGATCTTTttgaaaaaagtaaaaatgatattagaAATGTCAGATATAAAATAAGggatgatataataaaaaatattgaaggAGATCAATGGAAAATTGTGGAAAGGAATAAGTTAGATAATTATAtcaaagataaaataaagataattgAGAAGGTGTATGAACAGTgtgtaaaaaattattaacatgaaataaataatatatatatgtataaatatatatattatatatattatctattattatattcccATCAgtgttatttaaaaaaaaaaagaaaagcaatttatatatttgatctttttatctattttatttatttcaatttataaacatttgggttttttttttttttttttttttttttttttttcaagtcATTTTTAACATTGTTTATTATCCATAATGTCAACATATTTGGTATACTCCCTAAAtttcaaaagaaaaaattaatggtatatatatatatatatatatataatatatataattattatttttttatttattcatttatttattgtttgATGTGTATAGTTTGATATTTGTTCAATACCCTGGGTAATATGTGAGTTGATGTCTTTtagtaaaataatatattttatttatatcttctgAAAAAGGCCACacatatgttataaaaaaaaatatacatatatatataaatatatatatatgtatatatttatgtgtacatatatttttactttttaccATGGGATATTTCAAAATTGgatacaatttttttaatatacgaAATGACATATTGGATGTCATATTTCAAAGTAGTTACGATGTAAAATGTTAGTAAGgataaaatattctttatacaaaaataactgacaaataatattcaaagaagagaaatatatatatatatatatatatatatatatatatatacatatatgtgtcATAATTTAATATGCTTCATTGTGATTAAGTTAATAAAAAAcctatttttattcataccTATGAATAAATACTTTGTTCTTACtattttcaaataatatttcgTCAAGAAGAAATTTAAAATGAGAACATTTTGTGAAatctaattctttttttaaatcgaTAATGTAATATTCGAATTtcttaaaaggaaaaaaaaaaaaaaaaaaatatatatatatatatatacaatatatatatattatatttatgtttatatattggGTTATATAATTGGAGATGAATTTTATTTTGGAATATATTACAGAATtacaatatgaaaatatataaataaataattttttgcgtaaatattttttacatggGGAAAAATGATTCTAGTTGTATAATCCTCCTTAGAAcatcttataataataatatctataATGTTGgatatgtaattatataaacataatatatatatatatatatatatatataatatatatatatttacacatttatattttattacgcGTAATGTGAGTAttgtttaataataatgcatTTTTGGAATCTTCTGAATTTCCAATATATACtcttttaattatttctttaagtttttttttattttcttcttttacattattatttatatgcttATCGTCTGTACAAATTAATTGAATGTGTAATTCATCCAAATTTAAGTTTATAGCACACATTTGgatttttaaaatgaaaaaaataaaaataaattgttacgtaatatatatatatatatataatatttatatgttaaatacttttaaagaatatactcattttattattttattttaaactttatatattttaattttttaaaataaactCAAACTAAATTatcacaaaaaaattaacaaaaaatatatatatttttttaaacaataGACAAAAAAATAGTtacaatttataaaaaaaaaaaaaaaaaaaaaataaaataaaataaaataatataatatatatattataatatgcaATAATTTGAtgcataataattatatatataataaaatatagttaatagtaaaatttatatttattttaaaaaataagaatatatgaaaaaaaaaaattctttatcataattatttttatattttaaaaaataaaatatttattatataaaaatatatacataaatatattatatatatatatataatatatatttatttattaatctttcaagtaatatataaataaatataataataaaaaaaaaaaattacataaatatatttaatatatatttaatacatcgttgaacatatattatttttttaaaatatttgtaaggaaaaagaaaaatgtacatatatatatatatatatatatatatttatatttattgtaaaaattatttaagtgtatatatgtaattttttattcaaatataaatattgagacattttccatatatttgaaagagaaagaactttatatatataatcctaaacaatttcaaaatattgaacatataataaatatatatatatatatatatatatatatattttattttattttattttattttattttatttagtatataattttgatttactttatttttttatgatgaGTGATAGTTATGAAGAATTAagcgaaaaaaaaaaaaaagtgatgGGCAAGGGTAAGGAATATTCATGTTTTGAAAAAAAGGAGAAATATGAAAAGGAAGAaaattatgtttttattgATGAAAAgtataaagaatattttgataatataagtGATCTATTTGAAGAGAAAATtgattatatattgaaaaaacattttaaaaaaaacgatccaacaaataaaaataaattattatgtttaaatatgtgtatattatgGCAAAAAAAATTCTTGTACCTTTTAAGTAAGAGTTTGAATgaatatgaagaatataaaaaattgcatgatttaaaaaatgatcaggatatgaaaaaaatagatgacaagaaaaaagaaaaagatgatgaaaaggaaaaacatataataaataataataatgataataatagtacATCAACAACTACAATCATAAGTacaaacaataataacaTGAACAGTAATAATATCAACAATAAtatcaacaataataatgttgatgataataatattaatgttgatgataataatattaatggtgatggtaataatattaatatcaaAGAAAATATTCATGAAGGCACAAATATATCTAAAGAAGATTTAGAAAAAGATCTTAAAAgctatattaaaaatgtgaAGGTTGTagacaataaaaatatcgaagttatttataataaaaattatgtcaAAGATGATAATAGACCATCAGCCAAATTATCAACTGatgaaatttattatttattagtaGAATCCAAAAAAAGcgaaaatgaatataaaaagaaaattttcaCATTCTTAAAATATTTGCCATTATTTATTCAATCTATTGAATCTAAAAGTTTaagggaaaaaaatatattagaacAAAAGTTGTTGTTAAATGGGGATGACAATATTgatgatatgaataatgtAAATGATGTTAATAATGtgaatgatattaataatgtgaataatatgaatagcatcaataatatgaataatatgaataacatCAATAATGTGAATGATATGAATAACATCAATAATGTGAACCATTTTAATGTGAATAATATGGA of Plasmodium sp. gorilla clade G2 genome assembly, chromosome: 4 contains these proteins:
- a CDS encoding ribosome-recycling factor; the encoded protein is MYGGNKVSKFLPLVDIHLLGNKNHLLFFCGRLNFGSKKQKEKVDKETKKLRKFLKISNIKNNEEDEKYERDINEMDMKKKMKGISGMTQIDYKIYDIKMEEINKNFENKIKKIFDTCVQIDFFNNISILKDKKNIKLCDVAQVVIKSSNLIYFYPYTISDIQKIIHNLKLKDNTWNPTVSNDGQYVILQIQPLSEDVKMKKKKEAKDLFEKSKNDIRNVRYKIRDDIIKNIEGDQWKIVERNKLDNYIKDKIKIIEKVYEQCVKNY